The DNA window GTTTGTGCATGGGAGCTGACACGTAGTCGGCTGAGTTGGAGGGTAGGGACACATGTTGTGATTATAATAATAGGAGAGGTGAGTCATCTTATTCTCTCATCCGTTAGAAACAATTTATGCCTTTCATCGCATTTGCAGCGCACACGTGTTGAGGCTCTCCAGATGAGTGGAGGTGGCAGTCAAAGTTTAACTACATGTCACCCGCTTGATTGTTCCAATTAGCGGCACAGATTTCCATAGCCTTAAGAAAGCTTTGCTCTTCCTTCCTCTCCTCACATTGTGAAGctttaaatcaatttgattcATCATTACTACATACGACAGATTGGGAGGGATGATAAACTCTTGATTTTTTGAGTACCAACAATAATATTCCTTTGTATTAAATACTTTTAAAGATATATTAATAAAAGATTTACacctaaatttaattaaaaaataaaaatgaaagatcTAGACATTCAACACTAAATTTGACATCATACCTAATATTTATTAAAggcttaaattttaatttttttaatattttgttgatgattaaattgatattaaattgttttatcacactagaaattatttattattattactatagaAGGAATTAGATTAGGTAAAGAAGGGACTGGAAGAAAGTGGCGATGGAGACGACGACTAGTGAAATAGCAgttatatatgaaaaattaggTAAAACATTAGAGATAGTAGATTACCTTGGCACCCACGAAGAAAGGTGCGTAAAGATTTTTGTATAAATTCTTATTGAGAATGAAAAGtcatgtttattatatatataaaaaaataaaaataaaaacgaaagCCAATTTTAGATGATTCTCATGTCGTGTATGTTCCAAGTATATGGTCTACTAACGGAGTAATTACCGGAGGAATGTTAAATTTAACAGTAGGACCTAATTCCAACCCTCaccataaaaatacaaacaaaacaTTTGCATATTCCCATTACAAACATAACACCCTTACTGCAAGCCTCTACCCTGCTGCTTGAAAATCCCCAAAATCATCATCCTCTATGTCTTCTGTGTTCTGACTTTCACCACATTGTCGTTCATCTCTATGCTCTTTCCCGGACTTCGAAGCCTTCTTTTCTGAAGTTCCGTCTAACTGGAGATCCGGGGGTGAGCTTGTTGGAGAATTCCCAGTCGTTTCTACAGGTGAAAGCTGTGCTGGTGGATGTGGCTGGGGTGACTTAAGAGCGCTAGCTACAGGTGAAAGAGGTGTCGGTGGGGGAGGTGGTGGTTTGATGCTAAGGATGGGCTCTTTCTGGTTGCCTTTGTCAGCCAAAGACAGCTTGTCAATGCCCAGCTCCGCAGCTTTTGACTTCAGAGTAGAACCACCTTTCTGAGCATTTGGCATCAATAAGGGAGAAAACCTTTTAGAAAGTACTTGAATGTGAAATGCTGTTGTTATATTGTattaaaaagatgtaaaatggCACACATTTTTTAATTGAAGTACAATGGTCTCCCCCTCCTTTAAACTGTAATCAACTGAGGAAGATTTCTGGAATTGCTGCTCCATCTCTTCCGCAGTTTTCTTTTTGTTCAAGTATCTTCAATACGATTTGAAGTTATTAGTGCAGTATTCATTCATATTCTTTGAAAAAACGAAGCAGCATTAACTTAAGAAATCACAGAATAGGAAAGCAAATGAAATAATACTGCACAAATATGAGAGC is part of the Gossypium hirsutum isolate 1008001.06 chromosome D11, Gossypium_hirsutum_v2.1, whole genome shotgun sequence genome and encodes:
- the LOC107911715 gene encoding uncharacterized protein At1g03900 isoform X2, which codes for MMEKGKEPAAANEDGEVGKTESEEIQEALEIVLFQVSECYVYLIPPRKTAASYRADEWNVNKWAWEGTLKVISKGEECIIRLEDKNTGELYARAFLRDGEPHPVESVIDSSRYFVLRIEENIGGRLRHAFIGIGFRERTEAYDFQAALHDHMKYLNKKKTAEEMEQQFQKSSSVDYSLKEGETIVLQLKNKGGSTLKSKAAELGIDKLSLADKGNQKEPILSIKPPPPPPTPLSPVASALKSPQPHPPAQLSPVETTGNSPTSSPPDLQLDGTSEKKASKSGKEHRDERQCGESQNTEDIEDDDFGDFQAAG